In Streptomyces seoulensis, the following are encoded in one genomic region:
- a CDS encoding type ISP restriction/modification enzyme: MPGVTYEDAPPLADLMPWSVAPLRPGRAWPTAPDPASLRARWTALLAAEGPEREALFEPTRSRTVHSAVAQLPGRSTGTERLARASGPCPEPVRVLAAPFDERWLIPDHRLLDLARPELWRVADERQVFVVEAGTGLLATSLPPTLAAGRVRPLYRRPGGAEPNLAPGLLDELAARLGSRPTAADVLAWTLAAVQADLTVPLTGDPEVWARGVATGRRALWLMLRDGERPKLPGGRRPYVRAPLPPYPRTLRYDTDEETLFLDEGRVSPVPRAAWEHEVAGVRTLEAWFTARTTPGTPGTLAAIGPRTWPQSWTSELLELITVLTLLAELPESVPVSDPLTATALRTAGVLPPAPPTRRPASVLDHQEEGPEGQFALL, encoded by the coding sequence ATTCCGGGCGTGACGTACGAGGACGCGCCGCCGCTGGCGGACCTCATGCCGTGGTCCGTCGCACCGCTGCGGCCGGGCCGCGCCTGGCCGACGGCACCCGACCCGGCGTCCCTGAGGGCCCGTTGGACGGCCCTGCTGGCGGCCGAGGGGCCGGAGCGGGAGGCCCTGTTCGAGCCGACCCGCTCGCGCACCGTCCATTCGGCGGTGGCGCAGCTGCCCGGCCGGAGCACCGGTACCGAGCGGCTGGCGCGGGCCTCGGGGCCGTGCCCGGAGCCGGTGCGGGTGCTCGCGGCGCCGTTCGACGAGCGCTGGCTGATTCCGGACCACCGGCTGCTCGACCTCGCCCGCCCGGAGCTGTGGCGGGTGGCGGACGAGCGGCAGGTGTTCGTGGTGGAGGCGGGCACCGGGCTGCTGGCGACCTCGCTGCCGCCGACCCTCGCGGCCGGGCGCGTCCGCCCGCTGTACCGGCGTCCCGGCGGCGCCGAACCCAACCTGGCGCCGGGCCTGTTGGACGAGCTGGCCGCACGGCTCGGCTCCCGGCCCACGGCGGCGGACGTGCTGGCGTGGACACTGGCCGCCGTCCAGGCAGACCTGACCGTCCCGCTCACCGGGGACCCCGAGGTCTGGGCAAGGGGCGTGGCGACCGGCCGGCGCGCGCTGTGGCTGATGCTCCGGGACGGGGAGCGCCCCAAGCTGCCCGGCGGCCGCCGCCCGTACGTCCGCGCGCCGCTGCCCCCGTACCCGCGCACCCTGCGCTACGACACTGACGAGGAGACCCTGTTCCTGGACGAGGGCCGCGTCTCCCCCGTCCCCCGCGCCGCCTGGGAGCACGAGGTGGCCGGGGTCCGCACGCTGGAAGCCTGGTTCACCGCCCGTACGACCCCGGGCACCCCCGGCACCCTGGCCGCGATCGGCCCCCGCACCTGGCCGCAGAGCTGGACCTCGGAGCTGCTGGAGCTGATCACGGTACTGACCCTCCTGGCCGAACTCCCCGAGTCGGTGCCGGTGTCGGACCCGCTCACGGCAACCGCTCTCCGCACGGCCGGAGTTCTCCCGCCCGCACCTCCGACCCGCCGTCCCGCCTCGGTGCTGGACCACCAGGAGGAGGGCCCGGAGGGGCAGTTCGCCCTGCTCTAG
- the hmgA gene encoding homogentisate 1,2-dioxygenase: MTDGGTSRVSGFERGGARKTAEALAYLTGFGNEHSSEAVPGALPDGRNSPQRAPLGLYAEQLSGTAFTEPRAHNRRSWLYRIRPSAAHPAFTRTANGAIRTAPFAETVPDPNRLRWSPLPEPLPGTDFLAGLWTLGGNGDATQRSGMAVHLYHANSSMERVFSDADGELLIVPERGGLLLHTEFGRLHVEPAHVALIPRGVRFRVELLDDSARGYVCENYGAPFRLPDLGPIGANGLANARDFRAPVAAYEEVEGPVEVVNKYCGNLWTATYDHSPLDVVAWHGNYVPYAYDLRRFNVIGTISYDHPDPSIFTVLTSPSDTPGLAGADFVVFAPRWLVGEDTFRPPYFHRNVMSEYMGLIEGAYDAKAEGFVPGGGSLHNMMSAHGPDRETFDRASAAELRPQRIDDGLAFMFETRWPIALTPDAARADHLQRDYDDVWRGLEPHFRTP, encoded by the coding sequence ATGACCGATGGGGGTACCTCCCGCGTGAGCGGGTTCGAGCGTGGGGGAGCGCGGAAGACCGCCGAAGCACTGGCGTACCTGACCGGGTTCGGCAACGAACACTCCTCCGAGGCGGTGCCCGGCGCCCTGCCCGACGGCCGCAACTCACCGCAGCGCGCACCGCTCGGCCTGTACGCGGAGCAGCTCAGCGGTACGGCGTTCACCGAGCCCCGCGCCCACAACCGCCGCTCCTGGCTGTACCGCATCCGCCCCTCGGCCGCGCACCCCGCCTTCACCCGCACCGCCAACGGCGCGATCCGCACGGCCCCCTTCGCCGAGACCGTGCCCGACCCCAACCGGCTGCGCTGGAGCCCGCTGCCCGAGCCACTGCCGGGCACCGACTTCCTGGCCGGCCTGTGGACACTGGGCGGCAACGGCGACGCGACCCAGCGCAGCGGCATGGCCGTGCACCTCTATCACGCCAACTCCTCGATGGAACGGGTGTTCTCGGACGCCGACGGCGAGCTGCTGATCGTCCCCGAGCGGGGCGGACTGCTGCTGCACACCGAGTTCGGCCGCCTCCATGTGGAGCCCGCACATGTGGCGCTCATCCCCCGTGGAGTCCGCTTCCGTGTGGAGCTGCTGGACGACTCGGCCCGGGGTTATGTGTGCGAGAACTATGGCGCGCCCTTCCGCCTTCCCGACCTGGGCCCCATCGGCGCCAACGGCCTGGCCAACGCCCGCGACTTCCGGGCGCCGGTCGCCGCGTACGAGGAGGTCGAGGGCCCGGTGGAGGTGGTCAACAAGTACTGCGGCAACCTCTGGACGGCCACCTACGACCACTCCCCGCTCGACGTGGTCGCCTGGCACGGCAACTATGTGCCGTACGCCTATGACCTGCGCCGGTTCAATGTGATCGGCACCATCTCCTACGACCACCCGGACCCGTCGATCTTCACCGTCCTGACCTCCCCCTCGGACACTCCCGGACTGGCGGGCGCGGACTTCGTGGTCTTCGCCCCGCGCTGGCTGGTCGGCGAGGACACCTTCCGGCCGCCGTACTTCCACCGGAACGTGATGAGCGAGTACATGGGCCTGATCGAGGGCGCCTACGACGCCAAGGCGGAAGGGTTCGTGCCCGGCGGTGGCTCGCTGCACAACATGATGTCGGCGCACGGCCCGGACCGGGAGACCTTCGACCGGGCGAGCGCGGCCGAACTGCGCCCGCAGCGGATCGACGACGGGCTGGCCTTCATGTTCGAGACCCGCTGGCCGATCGCCCTCACCCCGGACGCGGCCCGCGCGGACCACCTCCAGCGGGACTACGACGACGTGTGGCGCGGACTGGAGCCGCACTTCCGCACGCCCTGA
- a CDS encoding TetR/AcrR family transcriptional regulator, with amino-acid sequence MARHHVAVPHATSLRRAPVQRRSAERLTRILDACAALLDEVGYEALTTRAVAERAEVPIGSVYRFFGNKRQMADALAQRNLRHYAEHVTARLREAPPGDWRAAMDVILDEYLGMKRTAPGFALVDFGNQIPVGTRGAAPNTRVADRLGSLIAGYLGRTPDDDLRRVLLVAVESADTLIQLAFRADPDGDPAIIHETRELLRAYLGRVLDPAD; translated from the coding sequence ATGGCGAGGCATCATGTGGCCGTGCCCCATGCGACATCCCTCAGGCGCGCCCCCGTTCAGCGGCGCAGTGCCGAACGGCTGACCAGAATTCTCGACGCGTGCGCCGCTCTCCTGGACGAGGTCGGCTACGAGGCGCTGACCACCCGCGCGGTCGCCGAGCGGGCCGAGGTGCCCATCGGCTCGGTGTACCGCTTCTTCGGCAACAAGCGGCAGATGGCCGACGCCCTCGCCCAGCGCAACCTGCGCCACTACGCCGAGCACGTCACCGCCCGGCTGCGGGAGGCGCCGCCCGGCGACTGGCGCGCGGCGATGGACGTCATCCTGGACGAGTACCTCGGCATGAAGCGCACCGCGCCCGGCTTCGCCCTGGTCGACTTCGGCAACCAGATACCGGTCGGCACCCGGGGCGCCGCGCCCAACACCCGCGTCGCCGACCGGCTCGGCAGTCTCATCGCCGGCTATCTCGGCCGCACCCCCGACGACGACCTGCGCCGCGTCCTGCTGGTGGCCGTGGAGAGCGCGGACACCCTCATCCAGCTCGCCTTCCGCGCCGACCCGGACGGCGACCCGGCGATCATCCATGAGACACGGGAACTCCTGCGGGCCTACCTGGGCCGCGTGCTCGACCCGGCGGACTGA
- a CDS encoding GntR family transcriptional regulator — protein MTSFAPDSIVLNRKLPLWYQVSQSLRASILGRSPEDPLRLPTEERLAGHYGVSVLTMRQALKELEDEGLISRHRRRGTFIEPGVRRGAPVRLLGSVDAIVAQQSGMTAELLDAARVPVPPLWAEHFPDLDEVAVYHRLRGDAKTGEPTNHAVNHVRPELADRIDPADLARWPMTKVLRDVVGADISRITDTVEARLADPETARLLQVPLLSPILHYTGVTYDSAGRVLDVAVIQYRGDRFSFTVTLEAT, from the coding sequence GTGACCTCTTTCGCCCCGGACTCGATCGTCCTGAACCGCAAACTGCCGCTCTGGTACCAGGTGTCGCAGTCGCTGCGGGCCTCCATCCTGGGCCGCTCCCCCGAGGACCCGCTGCGGCTGCCCACCGAGGAGCGGCTGGCCGGGCACTACGGGGTGAGCGTGCTGACGATGCGGCAGGCGCTGAAAGAGCTGGAGGACGAGGGGCTGATCAGCCGGCACCGGCGGCGCGGCACCTTCATCGAGCCGGGGGTGCGGCGCGGGGCGCCGGTGAGGCTGCTGGGCTCGGTGGACGCGATCGTGGCCCAGCAGTCCGGGATGACGGCCGAACTGCTGGACGCGGCGCGGGTCCCGGTGCCGCCCCTGTGGGCGGAGCACTTCCCGGACCTCGACGAGGTGGCGGTCTACCACCGGCTGCGCGGGGACGCGAAGACCGGCGAGCCGACCAACCACGCCGTCAACCATGTGCGCCCGGAGCTGGCCGACCGGATCGACCCGGCCGATCTGGCCCGGTGGCCGATGACCAAGGTGCTGCGGGACGTGGTGGGCGCCGACATCAGCCGGATCACCGACACGGTGGAGGCCCGTCTCGCCGACCCGGAGACCGCGCGGCTGCTCCAGGTGCCGCTACTGAGCCCGATCCTGCACTACACAGGGGTCACCTACGACTCGGCGGGCCGGGTGCTGGACGTGGCGGTCATCCAGTACCGGGGCGACCGCTTCTCCTTCACCGTCACCCTGGAGGCGACCTGA